CCAGCCCAGTTGAGTGCCCAGCGTCGCCCAGGCTGCCGCGCCGGTCTTGACGCCCACCCAGACCTCGACCACCGTGTTCAGCATGGCTGGGAACGGCGTCCAGGCGAGCCAGGCCTGAAACCACTCTGGAAAGAACGCCAGCGGCATCAAAAAGCCGCAGCCCAGCCCCAGCAGCGCCCAGGCGAAGCGGCCAAACCCGGCGGCGTCCGGCGACCAGAAGGCCGCGCAGTTGACCAGGAACCGGAACAGGAAGCCGCAGGCCCAGGCCAGCACGATACTCAGGGCCGTCTGAACCCAGCCCAGGGCGCCCGCTGGCCACGTCAGGTCCCAGAACAGCTCAAAGAGCAGCAGCATGGGTACGCCGCGCAGCAACAACTGGCCCCAGGCGCGCCCGGCGTCCTGCGCCGCCCAGAAGAGCAGCAGGTTCAGGGGCCGCAGCAGGTCGGTGGCCACCTCGCCCCGGTGGACGGTGCGCATGAAGTCGGTCCAGCCGAACAGGCTCAGGGCCATGATGAACGTCTGGGTCAGGCCGATGTAGGTCACCGCGTCCTGCACGGTGTAGCCGGCCACCTGTGGACGCAGGCCAAACAGGGCCAGCAGCACCGCCACCCGCAAAAACCCAAAAAACGTGTTGGTGATCAGTCCCCACAGCGCCGCCTGAGGGTAGGCGAACTGACGCCGGAACCCCAGCCGGGCCACCGCCCAGGGCAGCGCCACAGACGGCAGGACAGCGCCCCCAGCGCGCGCCGGCGCAGGTGCAGTGGTCATACGTTTCCCCCTCTTTCCAGCATGCCGAACCGGAAGCCCCCAGGGTAGCGGCGCCAGGCCGGGGCAGGAAATACGCCGCTTGGCGGAGAGGGTGAAATGGAGTCAGC
Above is a genomic segment from Deinococcus betulae containing:
- a CDS encoding ABC transporter permease, encoding MTTAPAPARAGGAVLPSVALPWAVARLGFRRQFAYPQAALWGLITNTFFGFLRVAVLLALFGLRPQVAGYTVQDAVTYIGLTQTFIMALSLFGWTDFMRTVHRGEVATDLLRPLNLLLFWAAQDAGRAWGQLLLRGVPMLLLFELFWDLTWPAGALGWVQTALSIVLAWACGFLFRFLVNCAAFWSPDAAGFGRFAWALLGLGCGFLMPLAFFPEWFQAWLAWTPFPAMLNTVVEVWVGVKTGAAAWATLGTQLGWALGLLAVTALTLHRGLRRLEVAGG